In Agromyces sp. G08B096, a genomic segment contains:
- a CDS encoding FadR/GntR family transcriptional regulator has product MAVTDEAILKIKEMIITGELAPGDRLPPEKELSDRLGLSRSSLREAVKALEVIRVLDVRRGDGTYVTSLEPRLLLEAMSFVVDLHDDQSVLEIFAVRRILEPAASALAARHVDNDAVARLRDVVESVDHAADVERLVDHDLEFHRGIAEAAGNAYLASLIDSLSSHTVRARIWRGITQENAVDRTLQEHHAILDAIASGDADLAQALTVVHVSGVEQWLRRAL; this is encoded by the coding sequence ATGGCCGTCACCGACGAGGCGATCCTCAAGATCAAAGAGATGATCATCACGGGCGAGCTCGCTCCCGGCGACCGGCTCCCGCCCGAAAAGGAACTCAGCGACCGCCTCGGGCTCTCCCGTTCCTCGCTCCGCGAGGCCGTCAAGGCGCTCGAGGTGATCCGCGTGCTCGACGTGCGCCGCGGCGACGGCACGTACGTCACGAGCCTCGAGCCGCGCCTCCTGCTCGAGGCGATGAGCTTCGTGGTCGACCTGCACGACGACCAGTCGGTGCTCGAGATCTTCGCGGTCCGGCGCATCCTCGAGCCCGCGGCATCCGCGCTCGCCGCCAGGCACGTCGACAACGACGCGGTCGCGCGCCTCAGGGACGTCGTCGAGAGCGTGGATCACGCCGCCGACGTCGAGCGTCTCGTCGACCACGACCTCGAGTTCCACCGCGGCATCGCCGAGGCGGCGGGCAACGCCTACCTCGCGAGCCTCATCGACTCCCTCTCGAGCCACACCGTGCGCGCCCGCATCTGGCGGGGCATCACCCAGGAGAACGCGGTCGACCGCACCCTCCAGGAGCACCACGCCATCCTCGACGCGATCGCCTCCGGCGACGCCGACCTCGCGCAGGCGCTCACCGTGGTGCACGTCAGCGGGGTCGAGCAGTGGCTCCGGAGGGCGCTGTAG
- a CDS encoding RbsD/FucU domain-containing protein: MLSGIHPILTGDLLAELDRLGHGDELVVADANFPSHRVAASASPVAVVDLPGLSSPSVVEAVRTVLPLDTYEVHSVLFMAAEDGDRPPVQQELLTAAEAPEDRVTALERFAFYERAARARLVIRTGEFRPYGNLLLRKGVVAPYSRGEAAG; this comes from the coding sequence ATGCTCAGCGGCATCCACCCGATCCTCACCGGCGACCTGCTCGCCGAGCTCGACCGCCTGGGTCACGGCGACGAGCTCGTCGTCGCCGACGCGAACTTCCCCTCGCACCGAGTCGCCGCCTCCGCCTCGCCCGTGGCCGTCGTCGACCTCCCCGGCCTCTCGTCACCCTCGGTCGTGGAAGCAGTGCGGACCGTGCTCCCGCTCGACACGTACGAGGTGCACTCCGTCCTGTTCATGGCCGCCGAGGACGGCGACCGTCCACCGGTGCAGCAGGAGCTGCTCACCGCGGCCGAGGCGCCCGAGGATCGGGTGACGGCGCTCGAACGCTTCGCCTTCTACGAGCGCGCCGCCCGCGCCCGGCTCGTCATCCGCACCGGGGAGTTCCGCCCGTACGGCAACCTGCTGCTCCGGAAGGGGGTCGTCGCCCCATACTCGCGAGGCGAGGCCGCTGGGTGA
- a CDS encoding amidohydrolase family protein: MSRVVDAHQHVWDRSRSAYQWITPDLGELDRDILPDEARRALADAGVDAAVLVQADDSMDDTRYLLEVARAHDWVAGVVGWVPLDDEGAARAALDELAEEPLLRGIRHLVHDDPRDDFLELPAVRASLGAVADAGLAFDVPDAWPRHLAGARRVAEALPALTVVIDHLGKPPAGIDALGAWESELRAVAALPNTVAKFSGLHRPGAPFDAATLRPLLHAALEAFGADRLMYGGDWPMSLPHGGYGPTWALMRGLIDELTAAERAAILAGSAERVYGLTGIRSVRGSRTEHAPTTRIERCPTG, encoded by the coding sequence GTGAGCCGCGTCGTCGACGCGCACCAGCACGTGTGGGACCGCTCCCGCAGCGCCTACCAGTGGATCACGCCCGACCTCGGCGAGCTCGACCGGGACATCCTGCCCGACGAGGCCCGACGCGCGCTCGCCGACGCGGGCGTCGACGCGGCCGTGCTCGTCCAGGCCGACGACTCCATGGACGACACCCGATACCTGCTCGAGGTCGCCCGCGCGCACGACTGGGTCGCCGGCGTCGTCGGCTGGGTGCCGCTCGACGACGAAGGCGCTGCGCGCGCGGCACTCGATGAGCTCGCCGAGGAGCCCCTGCTCCGCGGCATCCGCCACCTCGTCCACGACGACCCCCGCGACGACTTCCTGGAGCTGCCGGCCGTCCGCGCCTCGCTCGGAGCCGTGGCCGACGCCGGCCTCGCGTTCGACGTGCCCGACGCCTGGCCGCGCCACCTCGCCGGCGCCCGACGGGTGGCGGAGGCGTTGCCGGCGCTCACGGTCGTGATCGATCATCTCGGCAAGCCGCCGGCCGGAATCGACGCACTGGGCGCGTGGGAGTCCGAGCTCCGCGCCGTGGCCGCGCTGCCGAACACGGTCGCGAAGTTCTCCGGGCTGCACCGGCCCGGCGCGCCGTTCGATGCGGCGACCCTGCGTCCGCTGCTGCACGCGGCACTGGAGGCGTTCGGCGCCGACCGGCTCATGTACGGCGGCGACTGGCCGATGTCGCTGCCGCACGGCGGTTACGGTCCGACCTGGGCGCTCATGCGAGGGCTCATCGACGAACTCACCGCCGCCGAGCGTGCGGCGATCCTCGCCGGGAGCGCCGAACGGGTCTACGGGCTGACCGGGATCCGGTCCGTCCGCGGCTCGCGCACGGAGCATGCGCCGACGACGCGGATCGAGCGCTGCCCCACGGGGTGA
- a CDS encoding aldo/keto reductase, with translation MTRAAASAGAAAVAERLGPLAFGGAPIGNLYRPVSDEEAWAALEAAWEGGIRSFDTAPHYGLGLSERRLGRFLRTKPRDEYIVSTKVGRLLEPNPEFTGGDDLADGFAVPDELVRRYDPSEAGVRRSLEESLERLGLDRVDVLYLHDPDVYDLDRGIAEGLPALARLRDEGLVSAVGIGTNDQDAAARAVREGDVDVVMLAGRYTLLEQPAAVDLLPLCERREVAVVAAAPYNSGLLATDEPDPEATYNYGRVPSDVLEHARALAAACRAEGVPLPVAAIRYPLRHPAVRAVAVGTARAEAVRENLARLDQELPSGFWERLADQGLIP, from the coding sequence ATGACCAGGGCGGCAGCATCCGCAGGCGCCGCCGCAGTCGCCGAACGGCTCGGCCCGCTCGCCTTCGGCGGCGCACCCATCGGCAACCTGTACCGCCCCGTCTCCGACGAGGAGGCCTGGGCGGCGCTCGAGGCGGCGTGGGAGGGAGGCATCCGGTCCTTCGACACCGCTCCGCACTACGGGCTCGGGCTCTCCGAACGTCGCCTGGGACGCTTCCTGCGGACCAAGCCGCGCGACGAGTACATCGTCTCCACGAAGGTCGGCCGTCTGCTCGAGCCGAATCCGGAGTTCACCGGCGGCGACGACCTCGCCGACGGGTTCGCCGTGCCCGACGAGCTCGTCCGCCGCTACGACCCCAGCGAGGCCGGCGTCCGGCGCAGCCTCGAGGAATCGCTCGAACGGCTGGGACTCGATCGTGTCGACGTCCTGTACCTGCACGACCCCGACGTCTACGACCTCGACCGCGGCATCGCGGAGGGGCTGCCGGCCCTCGCGCGGCTTCGCGACGAGGGGCTCGTCTCCGCGGTCGGCATCGGCACCAACGATCAGGATGCCGCGGCCCGGGCGGTGCGCGAGGGTGACGTCGACGTGGTCATGCTGGCGGGGCGGTACACGCTGCTCGAACAGCCCGCGGCCGTCGACCTGCTGCCCCTCTGCGAACGCCGGGAGGTCGCCGTGGTCGCCGCCGCCCCGTACAACTCGGGCCTGCTCGCGACCGACGAGCCCGACCCGGAGGCGACGTACAACTACGGCCGTGTCCCGTCGGACGTACTGGAGCACGCCAGGGCGCTCGCCGCCGCCTGCCGGGCTGAAGGTGTCCCGCTGCCGGTCGCCGCGATCCGGTACCCGCTCCGGCACCCCGCCGTCCGCGCCGTCGCGGTCGGCACCGCACGAGCCGAGGCCGTGCGCGAGAACCTCGCCCGGCTCGATCAGGAGCTGCCGTCGGGGTTCTGGGAGCGCCTCGCCGACCAGGGGCTCATCCCGTGA
- a CDS encoding enolase C-terminal domain-like protein, with protein MSTIVSVDTRDIRFPTSLALDGSDAMNTDPDYSAAYLVIRTDAPDGLEGHAFVFTIGRGNDVQVAALETLRGHLLGRDVDTLLADMGAASRLLTHDSQLRWLGPEKGVMHMAIGAAVNALWDLRAKRAGQPLWRHLASLSPEELVSLVDFRYLSDAITPDEALAIFRAAEPGRAERAARLEEIGYPAYTTSPGWLGYSDEKLDRLCREAVAEGFPQIKLKVGADLDDDRRRLAIARAAVGPDFPIAIDANQRWDVADAVAWVSALAEFDPAWIEEPTSPDDILGHAAIARGVAPVRVATGEHVQNRIVFKQLLQAGGMDVMQIDATRVGGVNENIANLLLAAKFGVPVCPHAGGVGLCEAVQHLSMFDYVAVSGTMDGRMIEYVDHLHEHFATPVVVERGRYLAPAAPGAGTEMLPDSIEAYTWTGAHAGASA; from the coding sequence ATGAGCACGATCGTCAGCGTTGACACCAGGGACATCCGTTTCCCCACCTCCCTCGCCCTCGACGGCTCGGATGCGATGAACACCGACCCCGACTACTCCGCGGCCTATCTCGTCATCCGCACCGATGCGCCCGACGGGCTCGAGGGCCACGCCTTCGTCTTCACCATCGGCCGCGGCAACGACGTGCAGGTCGCGGCCCTCGAGACCCTCCGCGGGCACCTCCTGGGCCGCGACGTCGACACACTGCTCGCCGACATGGGGGCGGCGTCGAGGCTGCTCACCCACGACTCGCAGCTGCGCTGGCTCGGCCCGGAGAAGGGCGTCATGCACATGGCCATCGGCGCGGCCGTGAACGCCCTCTGGGACCTCAGGGCGAAGCGCGCCGGCCAGCCGCTCTGGCGACACCTCGCCTCGCTCAGCCCGGAGGAGCTCGTCTCCCTCGTCGACTTCCGGTACCTCAGTGACGCGATCACCCCCGACGAGGCCCTCGCGATCTTCCGCGCCGCCGAGCCCGGCCGCGCCGAGCGCGCCGCCCGCCTCGAGGAGATCGGATACCCCGCGTACACCACGAGCCCTGGGTGGCTCGGCTACTCCGACGAGAAGCTCGACCGGCTCTGCCGCGAAGCGGTCGCCGAGGGCTTCCCGCAGATCAAGCTCAAGGTCGGCGCCGACCTCGACGACGACCGACGCCGGCTCGCCATCGCCAGGGCCGCGGTCGGACCGGACTTCCCGATCGCCATCGACGCGAACCAGCGGTGGGATGTCGCGGACGCCGTCGCCTGGGTGAGCGCCCTCGCCGAGTTCGACCCCGCGTGGATCGAGGAGCCGACGAGCCCCGACGACATCCTCGGCCACGCGGCGATCGCACGCGGCGTCGCGCCTGTCCGCGTCGCGACCGGCGAGCACGTGCAGAACCGCATCGTCTTCAAGCAGCTCCTCCAGGCGGGCGGCATGGACGTCATGCAGATCGACGCGACGCGCGTCGGCGGCGTCAACGAGAACATCGCGAACCTCCTGCTGGCGGCGAAGTTCGGCGTGCCCGTCTGCCCGCACGCGGGCGGCGTCGGCCTCTGCGAGGCCGTGCAGCATCTCTCGATGTTCGACTACGTGGCGGTGTCCGGCACGATGGACGGGCGCATGATCGAATACGTCGACCACCTCCACGAGCACTTCGCCACGCCCGTCGTCGTCGAGCGCGGCCGCTACCTCGCCCCCGCGGCGCCCGGCGCCGGCACCGAGATGCTCCCCGACTCCATCGAGGCGTACACCTGGACGGGTGCGCACGCCGGAGCCTCCGCATGA
- a CDS encoding fumarylacetoacetate hydrolase family protein, protein MRFARLGPVGREVPVLVDGERVFDLRGLTADLDGAFLAGGGVERARAALAAGDLPVRSPEEVRGLRVGAPIARPSAVYCIGMNYAAHAAESGSAPPDRLVMFMKSPNTVVGPDDDVEIPPGSTKTDWEVELGIVIGRRTSYLGSPAEARACIAGFVAANDLSEREWQIELSGGQWSKGKSAPGFCPTGPWLVTPDEVDADDVRLTSFVNGEPRQDSRTSDLIFGIDEIVFQLSRFLVLEPGDLILTGTPEGVGLSGRFPYLAPGDVVELEIEGLGRQRQRVVASPAAEVSA, encoded by the coding sequence ATGAGATTCGCCCGCCTCGGCCCAGTCGGCCGGGAAGTCCCCGTGCTCGTGGACGGCGAGCGCGTGTTCGATCTGCGCGGCCTCACGGCCGACCTCGACGGCGCCTTCCTCGCCGGCGGCGGCGTCGAGCGCGCCCGCGCGGCCCTCGCCGCGGGCGACCTGCCCGTGCGGTCGCCCGAGGAGGTCCGCGGCCTCCGGGTGGGCGCCCCGATCGCGAGGCCGTCGGCCGTGTACTGCATCGGGATGAACTACGCCGCCCACGCCGCCGAATCCGGTTCGGCGCCGCCCGACCGGCTCGTGATGTTCATGAAGTCCCCGAACACCGTCGTCGGTCCCGACGACGACGTCGAGATCCCGCCCGGGAGCACGAAGACCGACTGGGAGGTGGAGCTCGGCATCGTCATCGGCCGACGGACCTCCTACCTCGGCTCCCCCGCCGAGGCACGTGCCTGCATCGCGGGCTTCGTGGCGGCGAACGACCTCTCCGAGCGCGAATGGCAGATCGAGCTGTCGGGCGGCCAGTGGTCGAAGGGCAAATCGGCTCCCGGGTTCTGCCCCACGGGTCCGTGGCTCGTGACGCCAGACGAGGTCGACGCCGACGACGTGCGACTCACGAGCTTCGTGAACGGCGAACCCCGGCAGGACTCGCGGACGAGCGACCTGATCTTCGGCATCGACGAGATCGTCTTCCAGCTGAGCCGCTTCCTCGTCCTCGAGCCGGGCGACCTCATCCTCACCGGCACGCCAGAGGGGGTCGGCCTGTCCGGCCGGTTCCCGTACCTCGCACCGGGCGACGTGGTCGAGCTCGAGATCGAGGGCCTCGGCCGGCAGCGCCAGCGAGTCGTGGCCTCCCCCGCCGCGGAGGTCAGCGCATGA
- a CDS encoding SDR family oxidoreductase, whose translation MSGEFDGLVAVVTGGASGIGAAITRRLRADGAVVAVFDLRPEGADADLAVAVDVADDASVREGVERVIAEFGRLDILVNNAGIGAQGDIAANDDAEWARVLDVNVVGLARVSRAALPHLRRSPAAAIVNTSSIAATAGLPQRALYSASKGAVLALTRAMAADHLAEGIRVNAVNPGTADTPWVGRLLDAADDPAAERAALEARQPHGRLVSADEVAGAVAYLASPAAGSTTGIGLAVDGGMHELRLRPRS comes from the coding sequence ATGAGCGGCGAGTTCGACGGGCTCGTCGCGGTCGTCACGGGCGGGGCATCCGGCATCGGCGCGGCCATCACGCGCCGGCTGCGGGCCGACGGTGCCGTCGTCGCGGTCTTCGATCTCCGGCCCGAGGGCGCGGACGCCGATCTCGCGGTGGCGGTCGACGTCGCCGACGACGCCAGTGTGCGGGAGGGCGTCGAGCGCGTGATCGCCGAGTTCGGCCGCCTCGACATCCTCGTGAACAATGCGGGCATCGGCGCCCAGGGCGACATCGCCGCGAACGACGACGCGGAATGGGCGCGCGTGCTCGACGTCAACGTCGTCGGCCTCGCCCGGGTGAGCCGTGCGGCGCTGCCGCATCTCCGGCGCTCCCCCGCGGCGGCGATCGTGAACACCTCGTCGATCGCCGCGACGGCCGGCCTGCCCCAGCGGGCGCTCTACAGTGCGAGCAAGGGCGCGGTCCTCGCGCTGACCCGTGCGATGGCCGCCGACCACCTCGCCGAGGGCATCCGGGTGAACGCGGTGAACCCGGGCACCGCCGACACGCCCTGGGTCGGCCGGCTCCTCGACGCGGCGGACGACCCCGCCGCCGAGCGCGCGGCGCTCGAAGCCCGCCAGCCGCACGGCCGGCTGGTGTCGGCCGACGAGGTCGCGGGCGCCGTCGCGTACCTCGCGAGCCCCGCGGCCGGATCGACGACCGGCATCGGACTCGCCGTCGACGGCGGGATGCACGAGCTCCGCCTCCGCCCGCGATCCTGA
- a CDS encoding fumarylacetoacetate hydrolase family protein — MRFAHLRAEGQSVPRLAVVVGESALFLDDVMPEPPRDLQDLIERGEPGLDAVRTAVDVTLAAGGELTPVAALRHSSAVLRPPQVLAIGANYAAHASELKLRSESAMTIFSLWPNSLTGHGQTTTWPEDLSTQVDYEAELGVIIGRPARAVHTRDALDYVWGYTVVNDITARDIQFSEAQWSRCKSFDGFTPTGPVVVTADEIADPQDLWLTTNLDGRILQDASTNEMVRGVAEIISYLSRSATIPPGTLISTGSPGGAGYSRNPQVFLRDGATVTVTIEGIGSLTTHCRVI; from the coding sequence GTGAGATTCGCGCACCTCAGAGCTGAAGGCCAGTCCGTCCCGAGGCTCGCGGTGGTCGTCGGCGAGTCGGCGCTCTTCCTCGACGACGTGATGCCCGAGCCGCCGCGAGATCTGCAAGACCTCATCGAACGCGGGGAACCCGGTCTCGACGCCGTCCGCACCGCCGTCGACGTCACCCTGGCCGCCGGCGGCGAGCTCACCCCGGTCGCCGCACTCCGGCACTCCTCGGCCGTGCTCCGCCCGCCGCAGGTGCTCGCCATCGGCGCGAACTACGCCGCACACGCCAGCGAGCTGAAGCTCCGCTCCGAGTCGGCCATGACCATCTTCTCGCTCTGGCCGAACTCGCTCACCGGGCACGGCCAGACCACCACCTGGCCCGAAGACCTCTCCACCCAGGTCGACTACGAGGCCGAGCTCGGCGTCATCATCGGCCGCCCCGCCAGGGCCGTGCACACGCGCGACGCCCTCGACTACGTCTGGGGCTACACGGTCGTCAACGACATCACGGCTCGCGACATCCAGTTCAGCGAGGCCCAGTGGTCGCGCTGCAAGTCGTTCGACGGCTTCACGCCGACCGGCCCGGTCGTGGTCACCGCCGACGAGATCGCCGACCCCCAAGACCTCTGGCTGACGACCAACCTCGACGGCCGCATCCTGCAGGACGCCTCGACGAACGAGATGGTCCGCGGCGTCGCCGAGATCATCTCCTACCTGTCTCGCTCGGCGACCATCCCGCCGGGCACGCTCATCTCGACGGGCAGCCCCGGCGGCGCGGGCTACTCCCGGAACCCGCAGGTGTTCCTCCGCGACGGGGCCACCGTCACGGTCACGATCGAGGGCATCGGCTCGCTCACCACGCACTGCCGCGTCATCTGA
- a CDS encoding aspartate ammonia-lyase, whose amino-acid sequence MRCGDPAPVVPNPCGDPARPEAMEPIVSIPTVHPSFERRLEASVHHPEPDVPTRTETDSLGSVEVPAAAYWGVHTMRALENFPISKRPISVYPDLIVALAQVKQAASRANREVGVLDAKKQAWIDEACQRIIDGELHEQFVVGVIQGGAGTSTNMNANEVITNLALEIAGYPKGRYDVLHPIDDVNRSQSTNDTYPTALKLAMTSSLTTMLGELDLLRISFARKGREFHDVLKVGRTQLQDAVPMTLGQEFHGFATTLGEDLARLRETIKLLSEVNLGATAIGTGITADPGYAAAAVRHLSEITGLRLESAPDLIEATSDTGVFMTFSSALKRSAIKLSKICNDLRLLSSGPQAGFGEINLPPRQAGSSIMPGKVNPVIPEAVSQVAYAVAGADVTVMMAAESGQLQLNAFEPVIAHSLLQSITWMRQACWTLRVNCIEGITANTERLDLMVGSSVGVITALIPFIGYTEAATLAKQALKTGRPVADLVVEAGLMTRADVEKQLSPSRLSGVHPVTQTIPVIDLQSEPHE is encoded by the coding sequence ATGAGGTGCGGCGACCCCGCGCCCGTCGTTCCGAACCCGTGCGGCGACCCCGCGCGGCCCGAGGCAATGGAGCCCATCGTGTCGATCCCGACCGTCCACCCGTCATTCGAGCGGCGCCTGGAGGCGAGCGTGCATCACCCCGAACCCGACGTCCCCACCCGGACCGAGACCGATTCGCTCGGCAGCGTCGAGGTGCCGGCCGCCGCGTACTGGGGCGTGCACACGATGCGCGCGCTCGAGAACTTCCCGATCTCCAAGCGCCCCATCTCGGTCTACCCCGACCTCATCGTCGCCCTGGCGCAGGTGAAGCAGGCGGCGTCGCGCGCCAATCGCGAGGTCGGCGTGCTGGATGCGAAGAAGCAGGCGTGGATCGACGAGGCGTGCCAGCGGATCATCGACGGCGAGCTGCACGAGCAGTTCGTGGTCGGCGTGATCCAGGGCGGCGCCGGCACGTCGACGAACATGAACGCGAACGAGGTCATCACGAACCTCGCGCTCGAGATCGCGGGCTATCCCAAGGGCCGCTACGACGTCCTGCATCCGATCGACGACGTGAACCGCAGCCAGTCGACGAACGACACGTACCCGACGGCGTTGAAGCTCGCGATGACCTCCTCGCTCACGACGATGCTCGGCGAGCTCGACCTGCTGCGGATCTCCTTCGCCCGGAAGGGCCGCGAGTTCCACGACGTGCTGAAGGTCGGCCGCACCCAGCTGCAGGACGCGGTGCCGATGACCCTCGGCCAGGAGTTCCACGGGTTCGCGACGACCCTCGGGGAGGATCTCGCGCGACTCAGGGAGACCATCAAGCTGCTCTCCGAGGTGAACCTCGGTGCGACCGCCATCGGCACCGGGATCACCGCGGACCCCGGCTACGCGGCCGCCGCCGTGCGCCATCTCAGCGAGATCACGGGCCTGCGGCTCGAGTCCGCGCCCGACCTCATCGAGGCGACGAGCGACACCGGCGTGTTCATGACGTTCTCGAGCGCGCTGAAGCGCAGCGCGATCAAGCTGTCGAAGATCTGCAACGATCTGCGACTGCTCTCGTCCGGTCCGCAGGCCGGGTTCGGCGAGATCAACCTGCCGCCGCGGCAGGCGGGCTCGAGCATCATGCCGGGCAAGGTGAACCCCGTCATCCCCGAGGCGGTGAGCCAGGTGGCGTACGCGGTCGCCGGCGCCGACGTGACCGTGATGATGGCGGCCGAGTCGGGTCAGCTCCAGCTGAACGCCTTCGAACCGGTCATCGCGCACTCGCTGCTGCAGTCGATCACCTGGATGCGCCAGGCGTGCTGGACCCTCCGGGTCAACTGCATCGAGGGCATCACGGCGAACACCGAGCGGCTCGACCTCATGGTCGGCTCGAGCGTCGGCGTCATCACGGCGCTCATCCCGTTCATCGGCTACACCGAGGCGGCGACGCTCGCCAAGCAGGCGCTGAAGACGGGGCGGCCGGTCGCCGACCTCGTCGTCGAGGCGGGGCTGATGACCCGCGCCGATGTCGAGAAGCAGCTCTCGCCGTCGCGGCTGTCGGGCGTGCACCCGGTCACGCAGACGATCCCCGTGATCGACCTGCAGTCCGAGCCGCACGAGTAG
- a CDS encoding DUF4190 domain-containing protein: MTTATDTSTQAPFTQPGTAHPAYGSGTPVGAVVPEETKGFSIASLVLGIVSIVAGFTFFVPIAGLVLGILALKREPASRTMAIWGVVLNGVLLAGAALFTIGALVFGLALLPFAFI; encoded by the coding sequence ATGACCACCGCAACCGACACCTCGACGCAGGCGCCGTTCACGCAGCCGGGCACCGCGCACCCCGCGTACGGCTCGGGCACGCCCGTGGGCGCCGTCGTCCCCGAGGAGACGAAGGGCTTCAGCATCGCGAGCCTCGTGCTCGGCATCGTGTCGATCGTCGCCGGGTTCACCTTCTTCGTCCCGATCGCCGGCCTCGTGCTCGGCATCCTCGCGCTGAAGCGCGAGCCGGCGTCGCGCACCATGGCGATCTGGGGCGTGGTGCTGAACGGCGTGCTGCTCGCCGGCGCCGCGCTGTTCACGATCGGCGCGCTGGTGTTCGGCCTCGCGCTGCTGCCGTTCGCCTTCATCTGA
- a CDS encoding solute carrier family 23 protein, whose translation MTLPWTVHGDGKHVAPDAVVAPGERLSWPRTIGLGAQHVVAMFGATFLVPLLTGFPPATTLFFSGIGTLLFLVITRNRVPSYLGSSFAFIAPITAATASEAADDPMGAALFGIVSVGVLLALVGLLVVWVGTRWIDALMPPVVAGAIVALIGFNLAPAAKNNFVQAPLTALITLAAVIVASVAFRGILARMSILLGVAVGYIAAVIQQEVDFTKIEEAAWVGLPTFHLPANPFADAAVWGLLPAFLPVVLVLIAENVGHIRGVAQMTDPSVNASTGRALFSDGLATTVAGFFGGSGTTTYGENIGVMAATRVYSTAAYWVAGIVAVLLGLSPKFGAVINTIPPGVLGGVTTALYGLIGIIGVKIWLDNKVDFAKPVNQFTAATALIIGIADFTFAFGDGISFNGIALGTIAAIVIYHVMNGIARLRGTA comes from the coding sequence ATGACCCTGCCCTGGACCGTCCACGGCGACGGCAAGCACGTCGCCCCCGATGCCGTGGTGGCGCCCGGCGAACGGCTGTCGTGGCCGCGCACCATCGGTCTCGGTGCGCAGCACGTGGTCGCCATGTTCGGCGCGACCTTCCTGGTGCCGCTGCTCACCGGCTTCCCGCCGGCCACGACCCTGTTCTTCTCGGGCATCGGCACGCTGCTCTTCCTCGTCATCACCCGGAACCGAGTGCCGAGCTACCTCGGCTCCTCGTTCGCGTTCATCGCGCCGATCACGGCGGCGACCGCGTCCGAGGCGGCCGACGACCCCATGGGCGCCGCGCTCTTCGGCATCGTCTCCGTCGGTGTCCTGCTCGCGCTCGTGGGTCTGCTCGTCGTGTGGGTCGGCACACGCTGGATCGACGCGCTGATGCCGCCCGTCGTCGCCGGCGCCATCGTCGCGCTCATCGGGTTCAACCTCGCGCCCGCGGCGAAGAACAACTTCGTGCAGGCCCCGCTCACCGCCCTGATCACGCTCGCGGCCGTCATCGTCGCGTCCGTCGCGTTCCGCGGGATCCTCGCGCGCATGTCGATCCTGCTCGGCGTCGCGGTCGGGTACATCGCCGCCGTGATTCAGCAGGAGGTCGACTTCACGAAGATCGAGGAGGCGGCCTGGGTGGGCCTGCCCACCTTCCATCTGCCGGCGAACCCCTTCGCGGATGCCGCCGTGTGGGGGCTGCTGCCCGCCTTCCTGCCGGTCGTGCTCGTGCTGATCGCGGAGAACGTCGGTCACATCCGCGGTGTCGCGCAGATGACGGACCCGTCGGTGAACGCCTCGACCGGTCGGGCGCTGTTCTCCGACGGCCTCGCCACGACTGTCGCGGGCTTCTTCGGCGGCTCCGGCACCACGACGTACGGCGAGAACATCGGCGTCATGGCCGCAACGCGCGTGTACTCGACCGCCGCGTACTGGGTGGCGGGCATCGTCGCAGTGCTGCTCGGGCTCTCGCCGAAGTTCGGGGCCGTCATCAACACGATCCCGCCGGGCGTGCTGGGCGGCGTCACGACGGCGCTGTACGGACTCATCGGCATCATCGGCGTGAAGATCTGGCTCGACAACAAGGTCGACTTCGCCAAGCCGGTGAACCAGTTCACCGCGGCGACCGCCCTCATCATCGGCATCGCCGACTTCACGTTCGCCTTCGGCGACGGCATCTCGTTCAACGGCATCGCGCTCGGCACGATCGCCGCGATCGTGATCTACCACGTGATGAACGGCATCGCGAGGCTCCGCGGCACGGCCTGA